In Paenibacillus guangzhouensis, a single window of DNA contains:
- a CDS encoding L-cysteine desulfidase family protein: MTQLLQQELVIALGCTEPVAIAWAASVARSHVKGDMTQLDVTISANVMKNAMAVGIPGMKQTGIDFVAALGAIAGDPNSKLEVLKSVPAEAEQEAAAFIAADHVKIKLSDSPKKLYIELIVYSASEQAKVIIEDLHTNITRIEVGDDLLFAKECDYFHEQNDQEDDVYSQLSLERIYQYIQEVALVDLDLVKESITLNRAICIEGLKASYGLQVGKILKENVSKGLLSDDVITHAMALTSAGSDARMAGVMMPVMSNSGSGNQGIAVTMPVVAVAEKINADEEKMIRAVAFSHLIAIWIKSKFGRLSALCGVTVAGASAAAAITYLLGGDVNQMSFAMQNAIGNVTGMLCDGAKAGCAMKVSTCTGAAVQSALLATSGMRVPGTNGIIGQGLDESIDNFCRLGNEGSLKMDELILDMMLNKRKE, from the coding sequence CATGTCAAAGGCGATATGACACAGCTGGATGTGACGATCAGCGCGAATGTCATGAAGAACGCGATGGCCGTCGGCATCCCGGGAATGAAGCAGACGGGAATTGACTTCGTAGCCGCCTTGGGAGCGATCGCTGGGGATCCGAATAGCAAGCTGGAGGTGCTGAAGAGTGTTCCTGCAGAGGCAGAGCAGGAGGCAGCAGCTTTTATCGCAGCCGATCATGTGAAGATTAAATTATCCGATTCACCTAAAAAATTGTATATCGAGTTAATCGTGTACAGCGCGAGCGAACAAGCCAAAGTTATCATTGAAGATTTGCATACGAATATTACGCGTATTGAAGTCGGTGATGATTTGCTATTCGCCAAAGAATGCGATTACTTTCACGAACAAAATGATCAAGAAGATGATGTATATAGCCAATTGAGCCTCGAGCGTATTTATCAATACATTCAAGAGGTAGCGCTCGTTGATCTGGACTTGGTGAAGGAGAGCATTACGCTCAACCGAGCGATTTGTATCGAAGGATTAAAAGCAAGCTACGGTCTCCAAGTAGGTAAGATCCTGAAGGAGAACGTGTCTAAAGGACTGCTCTCGGATGATGTCATTACCCACGCAATGGCGCTTACCTCGGCTGGCTCCGATGCACGGATGGCGGGCGTGATGATGCCGGTGATGTCGAACTCGGGAAGCGGTAATCAAGGGATTGCCGTGACGATGCCTGTCGTCGCCGTCGCGGAGAAGATCAATGCTGATGAAGAGAAGATGATTCGCGCCGTGGCCTTCAGTCACTTGATCGCGATCTGGATCAAGTCGAAGTTCGGCCGTCTATCGGCGCTATGCGGCGTCACGGTCGCTGGGGCTAGTGCGGCGGCAGCCATTACGTACCTGCTCGGCGGGGACGTAAACCAGATGTCGTTCGCGATGCAGAATGCGATTGGCAACGTGACTGGTATGTTATGTGATGGCGCCAAGGCGGGATGCGCGATGAAGGTGTCGACGTGTACTGGCGCAGCGGTACAATCCGCATTGCTCGCGACATCAGGGATGAGAGTCCCTGGCACCAATGGGATTATCGGACAGGGGTTGGATGAGAGTATCGATAATTTCTGTCGACTTGGCAATGAAGGGTCCTTGAAGATGGATGAACTCATACTCGACATGATGCTGAATAAACGCAAAGAATAG
- a CDS encoding bifunctional diguanylate cyclase/phosphodiesterase: MEKLTQTYSVALVIVSYLIAVIASYTALDLGRHVNDSRGKSRLFWLIGGACSMGLGIWAMHFIAMLAMHLPIEVHYDVLKVFISIIYAIVASGIALYVVTGKTLTIGRLSIGSLFMGAGIASMHYTGMAAMDMPATIQYNTFWFIVSILMAVLVSTVALLITFKLRTARSNLLGTLIKLLSGCVMGAAVAGMHYTGMYATTFVSHHAHIDHSAMSMNFTLMGYVIGIVTMIILSATLATAYLDQVLTAKTRKVMESDERYRSLFEHNLDGVLSFTKDGGFVNMNPRAKVITGEDHITFVGFLSMCRPGDIAGLELQYEKTMQGEAHKCEAVMTNRQGLTLDLSITLVPVFLHEEIAGVFMIVRDITLRKQTERELQESEEKFRSVIQSATDAIIISDHASVIISWNKGAEDMFGYQEHEVLGEPLSRVIPERFHDAHHHGLERFVRTEIPKMIGSTAELVGFRKDGSEFPLELSLATWKTGEKIFFTGIIRDITERKLAEEKINHMVFHDSLTGLPNRRFFEEKLQKAVAAAMEEQREAYVMFLDLDGFKLVNDSLGHDFGDLLLKEVAGRILTCVEGHGVVSRLGGDEFTIILEEISEQEALHIADQIIHSIEMPILIDGHELYVTTSMGISRYPDDGADSRTLMKRADTAMYTAKEQGKNNYRIYAPTMQLVTDQKIFLQNELNQALENKELILYYQPQISMKDGMIAGMEALIRWNHPTKGIIPPDQFIAHAEETGLIVPIGEWVLRTACRQNKAWQDQGFPPMRVAVNLSARQFLKKNLVQFVKNVLQETGLAPEYLELEITEGTMLDVQRSADALEKLKRLGVHIAIDDFGTGYSSLSYLTNFPLDKLKIDQSFIRDTPTNQNNKAIVSTIISMARHLKLQVIAEGVETEEQLHFLRDEICDEVQGYLFSKPLSVEEMEQYFNKSMSEVK, from the coding sequence ATGGAGAAATTAACGCAGACATATAGTGTGGCGCTTGTTATTGTATCTTACTTGATTGCGGTCATTGCATCCTACACGGCACTCGATTTAGGGCGGCATGTGAACGATTCGCGCGGGAAGAGCCGCTTGTTCTGGCTCATTGGCGGCGCATGCTCCATGGGGCTTGGCATCTGGGCGATGCACTTCATTGCCATGCTCGCCATGCATCTGCCCATCGAGGTTCATTATGACGTGCTCAAGGTCTTTATCTCCATTATTTACGCTATCGTAGCCTCTGGTATTGCGCTGTATGTGGTGACGGGGAAGACGCTGACGATCGGCCGTCTGTCCATCGGGTCCTTGTTCATGGGGGCGGGCATTGCCTCGATGCATTATACGGGAATGGCTGCGATGGACATGCCTGCCACCATTCAATATAACACGTTTTGGTTCATCGTCTCGATTCTGATGGCCGTCCTCGTATCGACGGTCGCGCTGCTCATCACGTTCAAGCTTCGCACCGCGCGCAGTAATCTGTTGGGCACGCTGATTAAGCTGCTAAGCGGGTGTGTCATGGGGGCAGCCGTTGCCGGGATGCACTATACGGGCATGTATGCGACGACATTCGTCTCGCACCATGCGCATATTGATCATTCCGCCATGTCGATGAATTTTACACTGATGGGTTACGTGATCGGCATCGTGACGATGATCATTCTGAGCGCCACGCTAGCGACAGCCTATCTCGACCAGGTATTAACGGCGAAGACAAGAAAAGTGATGGAGAGCGATGAACGCTATCGTTCTTTGTTTGAACATAATTTAGACGGCGTCTTGTCCTTTACGAAGGATGGCGGATTCGTGAATATGAATCCAAGAGCCAAAGTGATCACGGGTGAAGATCATATTACATTCGTTGGCTTCTTATCCATGTGTCGTCCGGGGGATATCGCCGGTCTAGAGCTTCAATACGAGAAGACCATGCAAGGCGAAGCGCACAAATGCGAAGCGGTGATGACGAATCGTCAGGGCCTTACGCTCGATCTGAGTATAACGCTGGTGCCGGTATTCCTCCATGAGGAGATTGCGGGCGTGTTCATGATCGTACGAGACATTACGCTGCGGAAGCAGACGGAACGAGAGCTGCAGGAATCGGAAGAGAAATTCCGCTCCGTCATTCAGTCGGCGACGGATGCGATTATTATATCGGATCATGCTTCGGTAATCATTTCATGGAATAAGGGCGCGGAGGACATGTTCGGCTATCAGGAGCATGAGGTGCTCGGGGAGCCGCTATCGAGAGTGATACCGGAACGATTCCATGATGCGCATCATCATGGTCTGGAGCGATTCGTTCGGACAGAGATTCCGAAGATGATCGGATCTACGGCTGAATTGGTGGGATTTCGGAAGGACGGATCGGAGTTCCCGCTCGAATTGTCCTTAGCTACGTGGAAGACAGGGGAGAAGATCTTCTTCACCGGCATTATTCGGGATATTACCGAACGGAAATTGGCGGAAGAGAAAATCAATCACATGGTCTTCCATGATTCGTTGACGGGGCTGCCGAACCGTCGATTCTTCGAGGAGAAGCTGCAGAAGGCGGTCGCTGCGGCCATGGAAGAGCAGCGGGAAGCTTACGTGATGTTCCTCGACTTGGACGGATTCAAGTTGGTGAATGATTCGCTTGGACATGACTTCGGCGATCTGCTGCTGAAGGAAGTAGCGGGTCGAATTCTAACATGCGTAGAAGGGCATGGGGTCGTGTCGAGATTAGGCGGCGACGAGTTCACCATTATTCTCGAAGAGATTTCCGAGCAGGAGGCGCTTCATATCGCGGATCAGATCATTCATTCCATTGAAATGCCGATATTAATCGACGGGCATGAGCTCTATGTCACGACGAGTATGGGCATCTCGCGATATCCAGATGACGGGGCCGATTCACGCACGCTGATGAAGCGAGCGGACACGGCGATGTATACGGCGAAGGAACAAGGCAAGAACAATTATCGGATCTATGCGCCGACGATGCAGCTCGTGACCGATCAGAAAATATTTCTACAGAACGAATTGAATCAAGCACTGGAGAACAAAGAACTGATCCTCTATTATCAGCCGCAGATCAGCATGAAGGATGGGATGATTGCCGGCATGGAGGCGCTCATTCGATGGAATCATCCGACGAAAGGCATTATCCCGCCGGATCAATTCATTGCCCATGCCGAAGAGACCGGGTTAATTGTGCCGATCGGGGAGTGGGTGCTGCGGACGGCTTGCAGACAGAACAAGGCTTGGCAGGACCAAGGGTTCCCGCCGATGCGTGTCGCTGTGAACCTCTCAGCGCGCCAGTTTTTGAAGAAGAACCTGGTGCAGTTCGTGAAGAATGTGCTGCAAGAGACCGGGCTTGCGCCAGAATATTTGGAGCTGGAGATCACCGAGGGAACGATGCTGGATGTGCAGCGTTCCGCCGATGCGCTGGAGAAGCTGAAGAGGCTTGGCGTTCACATCGCGATTGATGATTTCGGAACCGGGTACAGCTCCCTTTCGTACCTGACGAATTTTCCGCTCGACAAGCTGAAGATTGACCAGTCCTTTATCCGGGATACGCCGACCAACCAGAATAACAAAGCGATCGTCTCGACGATTATTTCGATGGCGCGCCACTTGAAGCTGCAGGTGATCGCCGAAGGGGTGGAGACGGAAGAACAATTGCATTTCTTGCGGGATGAAATCTGTGATGAGGTGCAAGGATACCTATTCAGCAAGCCGCTGTCGGTCGAGGAGATGGAGCAATATTTTAACAAGAGCATGTCGGAGGTCAAATAG
- a CDS encoding cytochrome P450, with amino-acid sequence MEWLKEGNELIPLSWFKDMREQAPLSYDAEHNSWDAFRYEDIKAIFTNHEHFSSQLNDTAEVPIDASILFLDPPKHRQLRMLVSRAFTPQVIEGLAPKITAISHELCDQIEQRGRMDVLHDFASPLPMIVIAEMLGIPASDRLQFREWSNALVGTSYDAFIQCQQEMSEYFTAIANGRRAAPQQDLISSLVHTHVDGEQLTDLEIIGFCVLLLVAGNETTTNLISSAMLCFDSEPSAREQLAADPSLFPTAIEEVLRYCSPVQKMSRRVKQATELCGQSLEPGQQVDIWIGSANHDPAVFESPNTFNIHRSPNPHLAFGHGIHFCLGAQLARLEARIALRILFERFANFRRDQSHMLERAESSMIFGLKSLPFFIA; translated from the coding sequence ATGGAATGGTTGAAGGAAGGTAATGAACTTATCCCGTTATCCTGGTTCAAGGACATGCGCGAGCAAGCGCCCCTGTCTTACGATGCAGAGCACAATAGCTGGGACGCATTTCGATACGAGGACATTAAAGCTATTTTCACAAATCATGAACATTTCTCCTCGCAATTAAATGACACGGCCGAAGTGCCGATTGATGCCAGCATCCTCTTCTTGGATCCACCGAAGCACCGTCAGCTGCGCATGCTTGTCTCGCGCGCTTTCACGCCGCAAGTCATCGAAGGGCTAGCGCCGAAGATTACCGCTATCTCCCATGAGCTATGTGATCAAATCGAGCAGCGCGGCCGCATGGATGTACTCCATGACTTTGCCAGTCCGCTGCCAATGATCGTCATCGCTGAAATGCTCGGCATTCCCGCTTCGGATCGGCTGCAGTTCAGGGAATGGTCGAACGCGCTCGTCGGAACGAGCTATGATGCCTTCATCCAGTGCCAGCAAGAGATGAGCGAATACTTCACGGCGATTGCGAACGGACGCCGCGCCGCGCCGCAGCAGGATCTCATCAGCAGCCTCGTGCATACCCATGTCGACGGCGAGCAGCTGACCGATCTCGAGATCATCGGCTTCTGCGTGCTGCTGCTCGTCGCCGGGAACGAGACGACGACGAATCTCATCTCCTCGGCGATGCTCTGCTTCGACAGCGAGCCATCGGCCCGAGAACAGCTGGCTGCCGATCCTTCTCTCTTCCCGACAGCGATCGAAGAGGTGCTCCGTTACTGCTCACCAGTACAGAAGATGAGCCGCCGCGTGAAGCAAGCAACGGAGCTGTGCGGTCAATCGCTCGAGCCTGGTCAGCAGGTCGACATCTGGATCGGATCGGCGAACCATGATCCGGCCGTCTTCGAATCGCCGAACACCTTCAACATCCATCGCAGCCCGAATCCGCATCTCGCCTTCGGACACGGCATTCACTTTTGCCTCGGCGCACAGCTCGCAAGATTGGAGGCCCGCATTGCGCTGCGCATCCTCTTCGAACGATTCGCGAACTTCCGGCGGGATCAGAGCCATATGCTTGAACGCGCCGAGAGCTCGATGATCTTCGGACTGAAGTCGCTGCCATTCTTCATCGCATAA
- a CDS encoding TetR/AcrR family transcriptional regulator codes for MSRNKIIQAAEEVFSEHGFHRSSMDEIALRANVAKGTLYYHFKSKSELFKTIVAEGLQELMDRVQADIYADLPFSEQVMRIIRHNLDIFLESSGFAHIVFNELSNGLDQDVLEEVRKMRLEYIHFVADGLEQSQRAGGMREGNCRLAATALIGMIDNGCRYYMSHQDEVTREELEQFLYTTMTTGIFLTKG; via the coding sequence ATGAGTAGAAATAAAATCATTCAAGCAGCCGAAGAGGTATTCTCAGAACACGGGTTCCACCGCTCTAGCATGGATGAAATCGCATTGCGAGCGAATGTCGCGAAGGGCACCTTGTACTATCACTTCAAGAGCAAGTCCGAGCTGTTCAAGACAATCGTCGCTGAGGGCTTGCAAGAGCTTATGGATCGTGTCCAAGCCGACATCTACGCAGACCTTCCGTTCTCGGAGCAGGTTATGCGCATCATCAGGCATAATCTTGATATCTTCTTGGAATCGAGCGGCTTCGCACACATCGTCTTCAACGAATTATCCAATGGGCTCGATCAAGATGTGCTGGAGGAAGTCCGGAAGATGCGGCTCGAATATATCCATTTCGTAGCTGACGGCTTGGAACAATCCCAACGTGCCGGCGGCATGCGAGAAGGAAACTGCCGGCTTGCCGCAACCGCGTTGATCGGCATGATCGATAACGGGTGCCGCTATTACATGAGTCATCAGGATGAAGTGACCCGTGAGGAACTGGAACAATTCCTGTACACGACGATGACGACGGGCATTTTCCTGACGAAAGGTTGA
- a CDS encoding DMT family transporter produces the protein MAQTKASVRTIVSIAFLVLIWGLSWSIYKVTLHYTPPILFAGMRSLFGGLLLAICLLPTWRKLQWRENWSRYVISGLLNAAFFYGLQTVGLIYLPGGLFSVLVYFQPVLIGLFAWMWLGERMSLIKVAGLLIGFIGIIAVSSGSFTGQVSFVGVTLALLAAISWALGVIYVKKESGKVDSMWMVAFQFILGGGLLTVIGSGVESWSSITWNSTYLLGLGFGSTLGIPIAFVIYFHLMNTGEASKVASFTFLVPLIAVLTGTLFLHEPFTYSLLLGLVLIVVSIYCVNYTSKRNKKGIALQE, from the coding sequence ATGGCACAGACAAAAGCATCAGTTAGAACGATCGTATCGATTGCATTTCTCGTCTTGATCTGGGGGTTATCTTGGTCCATCTATAAAGTCACGCTGCACTATACGCCGCCGATCCTATTCGCAGGTATGCGCTCCTTATTCGGAGGTTTGCTGCTGGCGATATGTTTACTGCCGACGTGGCGTAAATTGCAGTGGCGCGAGAACTGGTCGCGCTACGTGATTTCCGGGCTGCTGAACGCCGCATTTTTCTACGGCTTGCAGACGGTCGGACTCATCTATCTGCCAGGCGGGTTATTCTCCGTACTGGTCTATTTCCAACCGGTCTTGATCGGTTTGTTCGCTTGGATGTGGCTGGGTGAGCGGATGTCACTTATCAAAGTCGCAGGGCTGCTGATCGGGTTCATCGGCATCATCGCCGTAAGTTCAGGCAGCTTCACCGGACAAGTCTCCTTCGTTGGCGTTACGCTAGCCTTGCTCGCAGCGATTAGTTGGGCACTCGGCGTTATCTACGTGAAGAAGGAGAGCGGAAAAGTCGACTCGATGTGGATGGTCGCGTTTCAATTTATCCTTGGCGGCGGTTTATTGACGGTCATTGGGTCTGGCGTCGAGAGCTGGTCCAGCATTACGTGGAATAGCACGTATCTGCTCGGGCTTGGGTTCGGTTCTACGCTTGGCATCCCGATTGCATTCGTTATCTACTTCCATCTGATGAATACGGGCGAGGCGAGTAAGGTCGCATCGTTCACGTTCTTAGTTCCGCTTATCGCAGTGTTGACGGGGACATTATTTTTGCATGAGCCATTCACTTATTCCTTATTGCTGGGGCTGGTCCTCATTGTCGTCAGCATTTATTGCGTGAACTATACGAGTAAACGCAACAAGAAGGGAATTGCGCTGCAAGAGTAG
- a CDS encoding ABC transporter permease — MSSISSSEKRRTRFKKFYGQRYLQVMALLGVAWMIVFNYIPMYGIIIAFKEFDIISSISAAPWVGFEHFKAFLEDENLPYVIKNTLGMSILKLVIGFPLPILFALFLNEIRSAFFKKSIQTISYLPHFLSWVILGGIMATWLADVGIVNKILMALHLIEEPITYLAEPDHFWTIIITSDIWKELGWSAIIYLAAISSVSPEYYEAATIDGAGRFQKIWNITLPSIKGTITILFILAVSGLLNSNFDQILVLRNSLNETSSNVIDYYVYQTGLLSGRYSYATAVGLIKSVIALMLLLGANYVTKKLNNTSLF; from the coding sequence ATGAGTTCGATAAGCAGCAGTGAGAAGAGAAGGACAAGATTCAAGAAATTCTACGGACAGCGGTACCTTCAGGTGATGGCCTTGTTAGGCGTCGCATGGATGATTGTGTTCAACTATATTCCGATGTACGGCATTATTATTGCATTCAAGGAGTTCGATATTATTAGCTCGATTTCGGCGGCGCCGTGGGTTGGGTTCGAGCATTTCAAAGCATTCCTAGAGGATGAAAATTTGCCTTATGTCATTAAGAATACCCTCGGGATGAGCATCCTGAAGCTTGTCATCGGCTTCCCGCTGCCGATTCTATTCGCACTTTTCCTGAACGAGATCCGCTCCGCTTTCTTCAAAAAGTCGATCCAGACGATCTCGTATCTCCCGCATTTTTTATCGTGGGTCATCCTCGGCGGCATTATGGCGACATGGCTTGCGGACGTCGGGATCGTGAACAAAATCCTGATGGCGTTACATTTGATTGAGGAGCCGATTACCTACTTGGCGGAGCCGGATCATTTCTGGACGATTATCATTACATCCGACATTTGGAAGGAGCTCGGCTGGTCAGCCATTATCTACTTGGCAGCGATCTCCAGTGTGTCGCCGGAGTACTACGAAGCGGCGACGATCGACGGTGCGGGGCGCTTCCAGAAGATCTGGAACATTACGCTCCCATCGATCAAAGGGACGATTACCATCCTATTCATCCTGGCCGTAAGCGGACTGTTGAACTCTAACTTCGATCAGATTCTCGTGCTGCGCAATTCTCTGAACGAGACGTCTAGTAACGTCATTGACTACTACGTCTATCAGACGGGACTGTTATCCGGCAGGTATTCCTATGCGACGGCTGTCGGGCTCATCAAGTCTGTCATTGCGCTTATGCTGCTGCTCGGCGCGAACTACGTGACGAAAAAGCTGAACAACACATCATTATTCTAA
- a CDS encoding carbohydrate ABC transporter permease — protein MFAFKRQSASDAVFDMINNFVMLCICFMTLYPIWYVVVNAFNDGADAMRGGIYWWPRQFSLESFRAVFSSSGIMTAMGVTVAKTVIGTVVHVFFTAMVAYAVSRRELIGRKLYMIIGTITMFFGGGLIPYYLLIRDLGLLDSFLVYIIPAMFSFFDLIIFLSFFREIPEALEEAAKIDGAHDFRIFYSVIIPSSMPVIATIGLFHGVYQWNDYFTGMIYINNTDLQPIQTFLFRVVAQSSSNQMLASMPSGVAVTVTSQSLKLATMVVTTAPIVFVYPFLQKYFVKGFMLGAIKG, from the coding sequence ATGTTCGCATTCAAAAGACAATCCGCTTCCGATGCGGTATTCGATATGATCAATAACTTCGTAATGTTATGCATCTGCTTCATGACGCTGTACCCGATCTGGTACGTCGTCGTTAATGCCTTCAACGACGGGGCAGATGCTATGCGCGGCGGTATCTATTGGTGGCCGAGACAATTCAGCCTCGAGAGCTTCCGCGCGGTCTTCAGCAGCAGCGGGATCATGACGGCGATGGGGGTGACGGTGGCGAAGACGGTCATCGGGACGGTCGTGCATGTCTTCTTCACCGCGATGGTGGCCTACGCCGTATCTCGCAGGGAACTCATCGGCCGCAAGCTCTATATGATTATCGGTACGATTACGATGTTCTTCGGCGGGGGCTTAATTCCTTACTATCTGCTCATTCGAGACTTGGGTCTTTTAGACAGTTTCTTGGTCTATATCATTCCGGCAATGTTCAGCTTCTTCGACCTTATCATCTTCCTCTCGTTCTTCCGAGAAATCCCGGAAGCGCTGGAGGAAGCGGCAAAGATTGACGGCGCACATGATTTTCGAATTTTTTACAGCGTCATTATTCCGTCTTCGATGCCAGTGATTGCGACGATCGGCTTGTTCCACGGCGTTTATCAGTGGAATGACTATTTCACCGGCATGATCTATATCAACAACACGGATTTGCAGCCGATTCAGACCTTTTTGTTCCGCGTGGTTGCGCAGTCCAGCTCGAATCAGATGCTGGCATCGATGCCGAGTGGGGTGGCCGTTACCGTCACTTCCCAATCGCTGAAGCTGGCGACGATGGTGGTGACGACGGCACCGATCGTGTTCGTCTATCCCTTCTTGCAGAAGTATTTCGTGAAAGGCTTCATGCTCGGAGCAATTAAAGGCTAG
- a CDS encoding type 2 periplasmic-binding domain-containing protein has product MRRSRKFLLTLLTLMLAFGMAACSGGKKEESAAPAKEADAEAVKTAVNPDEPGWKQSAATPITFDWYMNFSWFNKKWGDDPTSQYVTKKTGVGINFIVPAGNENEKLNTMIASGKLPDFITLGWYEEAVKKMVNGKLVLPLNELAEQYDPYFFKVADPAKLGWYTNPDGNVYGYPNASSSPADYKKYGEVFTSNQTFEVRKDMYEAIGSPDMSTPEGFLNALKLAKEKFPEVNGQPLIPLGLHDFTDVGNYSLEGYLQNFLAIPQQKDGKLYDRRTDPEYLKWIKTLRKANEDGLLAKDIFIDKRPQMEEKIAQGRYFAMLYQRSDFAAQNMTLHQKDPNTAYIAIDGPANAAKDAPTLSGPGISGWTLTLISKDVKDKQRAIQFLSYLISEEGNKDLFLGEKGFSYDTIDGKDQFLPAALEVLNKDRTAFDQKYGSSFTYWMLMDTNMNLQWAPPSVDPAKQMEDWTKGKSISMAEFDNIDPPAASEEGIANSKIARNWGKALPKMLLAKSDAELDEIFNKFMSDRAASGGDKIDAYRQQAYESNVKKLEALNK; this is encoded by the coding sequence ATGAGACGTTCACGTAAATTTTTGTTAACACTGTTAACTTTGATGCTGGCATTCGGCATGGCGGCGTGTTCTGGTGGTAAGAAGGAAGAGAGCGCGGCGCCTGCGAAGGAAGCCGATGCCGAAGCTGTGAAGACCGCCGTGAATCCGGATGAACCGGGCTGGAAGCAATCAGCAGCGACGCCGATTACGTTCGATTGGTATATGAATTTCTCCTGGTTCAATAAGAAATGGGGAGATGACCCGACGAGTCAGTATGTGACGAAGAAGACGGGCGTCGGCATTAACTTTATCGTACCGGCGGGCAATGAGAACGAGAAGCTGAACACGATGATCGCTTCGGGCAAGCTGCCTGATTTTATAACCCTAGGCTGGTATGAAGAGGCCGTGAAGAAGATGGTTAACGGGAAACTCGTCCTGCCGCTGAATGAGCTGGCGGAGCAATACGATCCGTACTTCTTCAAGGTGGCGGATCCGGCAAAGCTTGGCTGGTATACGAACCCGGATGGCAATGTATACGGCTACCCGAACGCCTCGTCATCCCCGGCAGACTATAAGAAATACGGCGAAGTATTTACTTCGAACCAGACGTTTGAAGTGCGAAAGGATATGTACGAAGCAATCGGCAGCCCAGATATGAGTACACCGGAAGGCTTCTTGAACGCGCTGAAGCTGGCGAAGGAGAAATTCCCGGAAGTGAATGGGCAGCCGCTCATTCCGCTCGGCCTGCATGACTTTACCGATGTTGGGAACTACTCGCTCGAAGGGTATCTGCAGAACTTCCTAGCGATTCCGCAGCAGAAGGACGGCAAGCTCTATGATCGCCGCACGGATCCGGAATATCTGAAGTGGATCAAGACGCTACGCAAGGCGAACGAAGACGGCCTTCTCGCGAAGGATATTTTCATCGACAAGCGCCCTCAGATGGAAGAGAAAATTGCACAGGGCCGTTACTTTGCGATGCTGTACCAACGCTCGGACTTTGCTGCGCAGAATATGACCTTGCACCAGAAAGATCCGAATACGGCTTATATCGCGATCGACGGACCTGCCAATGCGGCGAAGGATGCGCCGACGCTGTCCGGTCCTGGTATTTCGGGATGGACGCTTACGCTAATCTCCAAGGACGTGAAGGATAAGCAGCGCGCGATTCAGTTCTTAAGCTACCTAATCAGCGAAGAGGGGAACAAAGATTTATTCCTCGGGGAGAAAGGCTTCTCCTACGACACGATTGATGGGAAGGATCAATTCCTGCCGGCAGCGCTCGAAGTATTGAACAAGGACCGGACGGCATTCGACCAGAAATACGGTTCATCTTTCACGTATTGGATGCTGATGGACACGAATATGAACCTGCAATGGGCTCCGCCTAGCGTGGACCCTGCGAAGCAGATGGAGGATTGGACGAAGGGGAAATCGATCAGCATGGCGGAATTCGACAATATCGATCCTCCTGCGGCGTCGGAGGAAGGCATTGCCAACAGTAAGATTGCACGCAATTGGGGCAAGGCATTGCCGAAGATGCTGCTCGCCAAATCGGATGCCGAGCTGGATGAGATCTTCAATAAATTCATGAGCGACCGTGCAGCTTCCGGCGGCGACAAGATTGACGCCTATCGTCAGCAAGCTTATGAGAGTAACGTGAAGAAGCTCGAAGCACTGAACAAATAA